The nucleotide window CATCACAAAAGTTACATATTACGTTTGCTCACTGAAGAtgtgtataaatttaaaaatatgtataacaaTGAAGTTCTGCATTACATCTTTTGATAATAAAAcgtgtaaatacattttaaactcTGATGAAATAACTGTTTACACACTAAGTTCTGCAGCTCCTCTTGTATTTCAGCAGCATGTTGGCTCAGATTTATTAACGTGTCCACAGGTGCGTGTTATAATATGCGCTCCCTCCAGTGTAATTCAGCTGACATCTTCACGCTTGAAGCACTGCAGTTGCTATTCATGCTTCACTgtcatttaaagtaaaaaaaaaaactatttgcacTGTAATCAATGACCtttgaaaagcatctgaaaaaatgtatttttttttaaaaatccctaCCTCTagaatgtaaatattctttctGTAAAAAGCAGACTTATCATTACTAAATGCACATAATTTATACAGCGTAAAATACTGTTGATGTTAGGCCGATAGTTTTCTATAAACATGTGCTTGGCAGTTCTTGAAGAGAGACCACGTCATGTGGCAGAAACAGACACCAACCTGAAAAAGCAAATTTAATAGCGACTTTTGGGGATACTGTTATTTAGGAAGGCCTGGAACATCACGCTTCTAAGATACTTAATGCATGCTATTTAAGCAAACACTCAAAGTTACAGAAGTATGGTGGTACAGCAATAGGACTGAAACATATCTACAGCATTTTCCTAGTTGGCCCACCCTCAGTCCCACAAGCAAAAATGAAGATCACCCCCTAGGTGACGTGGCCAGTGCCCAAGGCGTCAAAATCACCCAGTCTCATGCTCTCGTGAACCCACCCAGGGTTGGGTCAGGGTACAGTGGGCTCTTGCTGGGATGCTGGTGCAGAGGCTGTCCTGCTTGCTGGAAATCAGTCAGCCCAGAGGATTCTGGGTAAAACATGCTCCTGTTTCCATTGCTGCtgttctgaaactgaaaaaaaaaagtaattgtcaAATCCACATCAAAGTTAATAAATGCAAGCTTTTACGCTGTTTTCACTGTGGTTTCAAAAGCAGCTTTTGTCGGTTAATATGCAGCATTTCATTAGCCAGAACACCGAGAGCCCTGCAACTGGCAAGTAGGGCAGAGTAGATAGAGCTTCCACCTTGTactccaaggacccaggtttgaaatAAGTCTCCTGCGGTAGTACCCCTGAGGAAGGTATTCCATCTGAAGTGCTGAATTGGCCAGTTGTACAAGCAGGTAAATTGTTGGAAGGCACCCAACACCACAGGTGGTTTTGGAAAAAGGtctcagcaaaataaataaataactttcaCTATTATGTAGACATTACCCATAATGGGTAGAGCTGTCATTTTGTAAATGGAAAGCCCTGGGCTAGGATTCTGgttcctgctatagtacccttgagcaaagtacttaccatgaaaAGCTAGAGTAAAAAAGACTAATTTCTGTAAATTTCTGTTTCAATTTGTCTTTCCCAGCCTTTGCAGCCTTTCCCAATGCCTTTTACACTTTAATCACCTTTCTAAAAGGCATTTCTAAAAACTTGGCTTGCAATTTATGATATGTAGAAATAAAGTTCACACAATCACTGGCTGTCTTTAAGTCTGCAAAGCATGTGAACGCTATGTCATTAGAGGTGAGGTAGTGCACAGCCTTTCTAATACATGTATGACACCAGATCATCATTTGATGACTAGATCAAGGTAAGGTACATATGAATACACTAGATTTAGCCAGAAAGTAGCCATATTGGCACCACTTAGGGACAAAAACCTTTTGGATTTGACACAAGTGTGAATCTCTGTCCCAAAACATCTGCCACAAGAAATTGCACTTTACAGAATAAAGTACctattgtgtaaataaaatgacattgtgaaaaacaaaaatgtcattgtttggAATAATAGGCCAGCTGCATGTAGAAAAGGGCAGATATTTTCATAAGCCTTTGTATTGTATATACTATTTTATCTCTAATTTAACCTGGAAACAATGACCACTAGTGCAAAGGTAGGTTTCTCACTTTTAGAAATAAACCACAAACACGCAAATATAAGCTCAgttaaatatttactgttttaataaatattaatcttttattaatttactatttaaattaatatttaaagaaatattactgTTTACACCATGAATACCCTGACACTACTGTAAATAACCCCGGTTACATGTGAGGGACAGGTGTATTCAGAGAAGCTGTTGTGGTTTTTCGTGGTACTGGAACCCACTGAATAAGGGATGACTGTGACAGAAAAGGAAGCTCACAGACCATGTTTGGAAATTCAGTAAAGTATTTGAAAGGCGAATGACCCTTACCAGTGCAAGATGACCTTGTGAAGGTACAGCACTTAACAGCATGGGGTTAAGTCCCTGGTTCTGCCGCATTTGGGAGGTGTGAGCATGGGGCAGGCACCTGGTGGCCTTGCTGCACCATGGAGCACCATCACCCTCCTGCAGGCTGAGGACACAGCTCCTTCCTCTGAGGCCCCCTGAGTCCAAGTTCTCCAATAGTTCCTCCAGGTCGAGGCTGGTGAAGTCAGCCACAGGTTCGGCTGAGGGCTCAGCTAACTGAGGTGGGGGGAGCCAGTCCTCCAGTTGGCATGGAGGCAGGCACTGGGTGTGGGTAACGGATATGGTGTTCAGCTGGTCCATAGAGTGGAGACCCGGGGTTGAACCCTCCAGACTAAAGTGTCCATACAATGCTTGGCTCTGGTGCTGCCGATCAGGTTGGTCCGGGTGAAATAAAGGAGGTTGATGCTCACTGCCATCTCCTGCAGTGACAGGGTGACTCAGAGAAGAACATTCCCCATTGACCGGTATTTCTACACCGTCCCAAAGAGATGGGTGTTGCTCTGTAGCCTGCTCCAGCTGTAGCCCCCTCTGTGCATGGTGTTTGCACATTAATAATTGTGCCTGCTCAGAGTGAGGGTTCTGCTGGGCTGGTATGTCTTGTTGGGGTGGCTGTTGACGGAGTAGATGTGTTAGATTCTGTTGCCTGTGCAGCAATGAACCACATTCTTGCACCTGTCCCACCTGCTGATGTGGAAGCTGCTCCTGATGATGTACATGGGTGAGATGGTGTTGCTGTCCTAACAACAACGCCGATTCTCGGGTCTGGCCCAACTGCTGATGTAGGACTTGCTGTTGATGATGCAGATGTGTGAGATTCTGCTGAGCCTGTAGCAGTGATAAAGTTTCCTGATCGTGTGGCACTTGTTGGTGCGGGAGCTTCTGCTGACAATTTACATGTGTAAGATGCTGCTGTCCCACTGACACCAATCCTGATTCTTGGTTCTGTAGCACTCGTTCATGTGGAAATTGTTGGTGATGATGCAGATGTATGAGATTCTGCTGCGCCTGTAGCAACAATGTTGATTTTTGATCCTGTGGCACCATGCTGTTCAGGACTTGCTGCTTATGATGTAACGACAGTCCAGGTTCTGTTTCCTGAGGCACAAAAGACAGCTGCTGTGGTGGATTTAGTCGCTGTCGTGGCAGTTCACATAAGGGCTGCTGTTGGTTTTGGTGTGGAACATCCTGAGGTTCCTGGTGGTGTTTTCTAGTAGGAGCAACATGCTTTGAGGGAGCATTTGGAAACATACAGTCCAATTTTTTCCCAAGTGATCCCTCCACGAACGAAAGGATTTCATCTGCTGCATCCATGATGTCAGTGTTACCATGTAAATTAACTTTCCAAAATTCCTCATCCTGCTGAGAGAGTTCAAGGTCCTCCCTACATATTTCAAGGGTTTTCATGAAACTGGGCAAGTCCGTGTTTTTGTCCTCTGTGAAACGTTTGCTCTGTTGCTGTTTAAAGAAGCTGTTTTTGGACAGTGAAAGAACACTATCCACCCATTCAGTGGTGAACACGTTGCTGAGACCTCCCATTGCACCTGTAAGCTCACTGCCGTGCATAGGGACCTTGTTCCGTCCTGGAACAGACACGTAGATGGAGTCGTCCTGCTTCATGATGGCCCCCAGGAGCGAGTTTGGGTCCACGGACTCCATGTCCTTGGAGGGAGCAGAATCCACCCCCGAAGGTGCCATGCTCCCAGACATTGAGTCAGCAAGGGACCTGGGCAGGGCAGTGTCATAGAGGACAGCCTCTCCGGTAGTGAAGCTAAAAGGTAGTTTCAAGTTGCGCTTCTTTAAGTTCTCCTCACCCTCCTGTTCCCTAAGGAATGCCATGACATAGCAGTTAAAGGTAAGAGACAAAAATATTGAATAAGACACTTCCATAAAGCCTAGCATAACAATAACATTACCACCCATTATTATGAGCAATTACACAGTAATTTTTATCCCTAATTTATACATGATATTGAAGGCCTTGTTGAAGAACCTATGCTGAAAGTTGTAATCTTCATAGTCATAAGCGttccaagaagaaaaaaacagaatattgcCATCTACGTTGCCAAATGCTGAAGGCTCAGTGTGCTCTCAATTAGTTATGTTAGGGAAATTCATCATAATGTAGTCATGCTCAAATTTCAGTGAGTTGAGTCCACAGTTGTCTTTTGAGGGTGAGGGGAACGTACGTGAGAACTTTCTGAGTGGCGATGATGTAATCCGGTTTGCCATTCCTGTAGATCAGCCTAGCGTTCGCCTGCACCCACAGCCAACGATTCTGCTTGCTGAGAAGCCTGAAGACAGTCAACCCGCTTTCACCAGTCTTAATCACTGTGGTGGAAAATCAACAGGCTGTTAAGACAGGGAGGATGCTTGCTTTTAACCACAAACAGCCAACAGTAAACAGTTGAGTATTTGTTCAAATAACAGAGGTGATCCATCAGTTCACCTTTGTAATACCTACTCGAATCACCGATAAGATCATATTTTGGAATAAGATGGAATGGATGTGCAGTGGTTACAGATCCAGATGTGAAACCTGAAGGTTTCTAGTCAGATATAAATGGGTTAACATCATGACGTAGTTTTGGTTAATAGTCTCAGTaaagtaatgtaataaaaataatgaaacctttttaaaagtatatGACTTGAAAGTACTTTTGTGTGGTATGTTCATAACAGATTAAGATGCTTGGAATGTATCTGAGAGCTGTGTTCTGATGCTTGCGCTATTGTGCAAGTCACGAGTACTGAAAACTGACAGTGTTTCTGCAGACACACCTGTCGTCGGATGCTATCCTGTACTTATTCTTgcgtgtaatgtaatgtgatcACATTGCCCCCCGATCCGGTGTCATTCAGAAGGACTGCATCACAAATGTAAAAGGAAGCACAACACTCACTGCGTACGTGATTCTCCGCACAGTACAGCATGTCTGCAGCATGGATGAACTGGTAACCTGTCCCTCGGTCACAAAGCTCCTTTTCCGTGTATCCCAGAACAAGCTTGCCTCTGTGAACAAAAAAAGTCCTGGTATGAACAGCTGCAACAACGGTTGCCAATAGGAAGCAGAGCTTTCCACAGTGACTAAAGCCTGTATAGCATACTTCACATCCATTTAGAAGATCACTTTTCACCAAATACACAACAATACTTAGGTACATTACTATAGTACTGGCATggaaattttttaattacttgccGTGCTCCTGATCAAAAGTAATCATAGATCAGTGGATCATCATATAGTACATGACTAGTTCTAGATGGTGTGGAGGTGTAGTGAGGGGAACGTCCACCAGTTGGAGTGGAAAAGTAGAAAGTGAAGAGAGAAGCGGTAAGGAGTGTGATAGCGGAGTTGCAGGGAGCGGAAAAGGCATTTCATGGAACCTGGTGAATTTTGACCTAACTTGAAAAACAGAACTCACTTGGCATCGCACGCGGTGGGTGTAAAATCCAGCTTGTGCTTGGTCTTGAAGAAGAAGCTGCTCGTTCGGATCTCGAGAATGGAGGGTGGCTGCACAGGCGTGACTACAGCAAACAAGGCCAGCTGGGCTGGAATCGGGGAGCCCTCTTCCGTCTTCTGGTTCTGCCCATGCAGGAACTTCAGACGACCCTGAAAGTTCATTGCCTGAAGAGGTAAAGAGTAACATCGTTCATCAGTCATGAGCAAATACTTTCTGGTAGAAATGAAGAACTGAAGCAGGTtgtgaaaaaaagattttttttaaattaaacatttacatgtattcatttagcagatgcttttgcccaaagcgacgaacatctcagcaaaagtacaatttatgcattacgaaaaagagacatagctgcagacatgtgactcaagtaaacctagtttgttacctaccacttgctgcactgaggttcatcgttcgagtaggtacataaaacacaggataggcaaatcccgataccctccctccaatttttttttttttttttatttattaaaacgTCCCCCTGACAGCATAAGTGGAATAGTAATGAAACAGTTCCTCTtgaaatatttacttattttaatagGTAAAATAGGTATTTTAATGGATGTTCAATGTGGAGTAAGTGCCTAAAACTATTAACTTAGTCATCTGTTATCAGGGTCATGTTCatccacagcctatcctggGAAGCATAAGGTGCAAGGCGGGGCATAAAACTAACTGCTAGGAACCATTCTGAACATATCAATTGAACACAGTGCTACACAGTAATAACTATAAGTAAGTTTAATAataaccaggaaaaaaaaattatttcagaggTTGTGCAGGGTTCAAAAGGTCAGTAAAAAACCTGTATGCTtgttcaacaaaacaaaacttccTGTTCTCAATTCCCATATATAATTTCAGTTTTAGTTAGTGACTTTCAGAATGTgtgctggttaaaaaaaaaaatcacacaaaagtGAAAAGACACTGAAACAAAACATCTTCTATTAAATACTGGAAGAATTTAGGATTACTGGAATTTAGGGGGGATGCGTTTAGTACTCAAGGCTTGCGTGCTAAGCTATCTGTGTGATCACTTCCTGTTCTGCACAAATGCCGGTGACCTGGCATTGAACCTAAGCAGAGGgatggaaatgaaaactgaaaacacaatcCCTCAATCCCCCTTACTGGTAAAACTGTGAAACATACGTAGCACAATGGTTTACGAAAAAATGAATTCGAtatacaaaagacaaaaaaacgaCGACGTCAAATAAGGATCCCTGAGACTGAGAgcaaaactgtttgtttttatcttACAAGGAATCCGGAGGAGCTGTCCAGAAGGCACCTCAACCTGCACACGAAGTTGCGCTCTAGGAAGGAGGAGTTCTCCGGTGGAAGGTCCTCTGGATTGTAGCAGGTTAATGGCAACGTCAAGCTTGAGAGTGCTGGAAGGAAATATTAGTTTAAAACATAGTGGTATGGCTTTGCGTGCTCATCACCATGTAAACCTAGCCATTACACAGCTTTTAAAAGACAGCCTGACTTTATAATTCATTAACAACAGAATATTCCACAACAGcagtgctgttcaggtttcgtTAACTAATGTAGCTTGGATCCCCTTACCTGAGTCTCCGTGGCCAACCTCTGGGCCAGCAGTAGGGTTGAGCGCCCAATGCAGCTGTCTATGGAACTCCACGCGGTCTTCGGCATGGATGAGATCATAAGCACTCTGGTGGATGATATCAGACTGCAGAGCAAACAGAGCAGTTAGCCTAAAGAAATGTATGTAGCCCCATACATTCTTTCACAGCTATGTAAAAGATTACACTTTTACACATAATCTACGCTGCTTGCCGATTCACcggtttttttggtttttgctttacatttttttctgtcttttttttacacaaaggtTAAACTATTGGCCCGCAAATATTGCTCAGATATGcactttcatttgtatttttcatttggttTCCTCAGTTAGTGTTTCATGCACTGTTCTTACATATAGGACTCTAGATGTGTGACACAACCACAAAAGATGTGACATTCCTAATTGCAGTGAGTATCCACAGGTGTATGACTACTTCCTCTGCCAAGGCCAGTGCAGTGAGTGGTTCATAACTTTACCAGCACATCTCATCACATCCCGTAAACTCCTGTGGTACACAGCTCCCCACTACATTACACAGTCACATTCAACTTGGGGCAGACTACAGATAGCCAAATGTGTTATGTAATGTTACATAGTTAGTATACAGTATTTACCAAAATTGACTGCAAGTTTTGCTGTTGTGCTCTAGTGTGAGATtaacaatttacatttctttattcagcagatgct belongs to Scleropages formosus chromosome 18, fSclFor1.1, whole genome shotgun sequence and includes:
- the ahr1a gene encoding aryl hydrocarbon receptor 1a isoform X1 encodes the protein MNGNHVYANRKRRKPMQKSIKPTSAEGAKSNPSKRHRERLNGELERLASLLPFPQDVISKLDKLTVLRLSVSYLRARSFFSVTLPSDTCRSLDGRGPRQQGEELQEGELLLQLLNGFVLVVTASGTIFYVSPTIQDYLGFHQSDIIHQSAYDLIHAEDRVEFHRQLHWALNPTAGPEVGHGDSALSSLTLPLTCYNPEDLPPENSSFLERNFVCRLRCLLDSSSGFLAMNFQGRLKFLHGQNQKTEEGSPIPAQLALFAVVTPVQPPSILEIRTSSFFFKTKHKLDFTPTACDAKGKLVLGYTEKELCDRGTGYQFIHAADMLYCAENHVRMIKTGESGLTVFRLLSKQNRWLWVQANARLIYRNGKPDYIIATQKVLTEQEGEENLKKRNLKLPFSFTTGEAVLYDTALPRSLADSMSGSMAPSGVDSAPSKDMESVDPNSLLGAIMKQDDSIYVSVPGRNKVPMHGSELTGAMGGLSNVFTTEWVDSVLSLSKNSFFKQQQSKRFTEDKNTDLPSFMKTLEICREDLELSQQDEEFWKVNLHGNTDIMDAADEILSFVEGSLGKKLDCMFPNAPSKHVAPTRKHHQEPQDVPHQNQQQPLCELPRQRLNPPQQLSFVPQETEPGLSLHHKQQVLNSMVPQDQKSTLLLQAQQNLIHLHHHQQFPHERVLQNQESGLVSVGQQHLTHVNCQQKLPHQQVPHDQETLSLLQAQQNLTHLHHQQQVLHQQLGQTRESALLLGQQHHLTHVHHQEQLPHQQVGQVQECGSLLHRQQNLTHLLRQQPPQQDIPAQQNPHSEQAQLLMCKHHAQRGLQLEQATEQHPSLWDGVEIPVNGECSSLSHPVTAGDGSEHQPPLFHPDQPDRQHQSQALYGHFSLEGSTPGLHSMDQLNTISVTHTQCLPPCQLEDWLPPPQLAEPSAEPVADFTSLDLEELLENLDSGGLRGRSCVLSLQEGDGAPWCSKATRCLPHAHTSQMRQNQGLNPMLLSAVPSQGHLALFQNSSNGNRSMFYPESSGLTDFQQAGQPLHQHPSKSPLYPDPTLGGFTRA
- the ahr1a gene encoding aryl hydrocarbon receptor 1a isoform X2, whose amino-acid sequence is MFCIKPTSAEGAKSNPSKRHRERLNGELERLASLLPFPQDVISKLDKLTVLRLSVSYLRARSFFSVTLPSDTCRSLDGRGPRQQGEELQEGELLLQLLNGFVLVVTASGTIFYVSPTIQDYLGFHQSDIIHQSAYDLIHAEDRVEFHRQLHWALNPTAGPEVGHGDSALSSLTLPLTCYNPEDLPPENSSFLERNFVCRLRCLLDSSSGFLAMNFQGRLKFLHGQNQKTEEGSPIPAQLALFAVVTPVQPPSILEIRTSSFFFKTKHKLDFTPTACDAKGKLVLGYTEKELCDRGTGYQFIHAADMLYCAENHVRMIKTGESGLTVFRLLSKQNRWLWVQANARLIYRNGKPDYIIATQKVLTEQEGEENLKKRNLKLPFSFTTGEAVLYDTALPRSLADSMSGSMAPSGVDSAPSKDMESVDPNSLLGAIMKQDDSIYVSVPGRNKVPMHGSELTGAMGGLSNVFTTEWVDSVLSLSKNSFFKQQQSKRFTEDKNTDLPSFMKTLEICREDLELSQQDEEFWKVNLHGNTDIMDAADEILSFVEGSLGKKLDCMFPNAPSKHVAPTRKHHQEPQDVPHQNQQQPLCELPRQRLNPPQQLSFVPQETEPGLSLHHKQQVLNSMVPQDQKSTLLLQAQQNLIHLHHHQQFPHERVLQNQESGLVSVGQQHLTHVNCQQKLPHQQVPHDQETLSLLQAQQNLTHLHHQQQVLHQQLGQTRESALLLGQQHHLTHVHHQEQLPHQQVGQVQECGSLLHRQQNLTHLLRQQPPQQDIPAQQNPHSEQAQLLMCKHHAQRGLQLEQATEQHPSLWDGVEIPVNGECSSLSHPVTAGDGSEHQPPLFHPDQPDRQHQSQALYGHFSLEGSTPGLHSMDQLNTISVTHTQCLPPCQLEDWLPPPQLAEPSAEPVADFTSLDLEELLENLDSGGLRGRSCVLSLQEGDGAPWCSKATRCLPHAHTSQMRQNQGLNPMLLSAVPSQGHLALFQNSSNGNRSMFYPESSGLTDFQQAGQPLHQHPSKSPLYPDPTLGGFTRA
- the ahr1a gene encoding aryl hydrocarbon receptor 1a isoform X3 produces the protein MNGNHVYANRKRRKPMQKSIKPTSAEGAKSNPSKRHRERLNGELERLASLLPFPQDVISKLDKLTVLRLSVSYLRARSFFSVTLPSDTCRSLDGRGPRQQGEELQEGELLLQLLNGFVLVVTASGTIFYVSPTIQDYLGFHQSDIIHQSAYDLIHAEDRVEFHRQLHWALNPTAGPEVGHGDSALSSLTLPLTCYNPEDLPPENSSFLERNFVCRLRCLLDSSSGFLAMNFQGRLKFLHGQNQKTEEGSPIPAQLALFAVVTPVQPPSILEIRTSSFFFKTKHKLDFTPTACDAKGKLVLGYTEKELCDRGTGYQFIHAADMLYCAENHVRMIKTGESGLTVFRLLSKQNRWLWVQANARLIYRNGKPDYIIATQKVLTRVRRT